One Chordicoccus furentiruminis DNA window includes the following coding sequences:
- a CDS encoding antibiotic biosynthesis monooxygenase family protein, translating into MITVIFKVTFRDEAGRAEFYRQGGQLAERLKDNGAFLGSANYRSPEDPDTDLCMNFWKNKEALDAWRNDHEHRLRQALGRSRLFTDYTITVCDTLYQYTKENRQSAPEDSNCFHLA; encoded by the coding sequence ATGATCACGGTGATCTTTAAGGTGACGTTTCGGGATGAAGCGGGCAGGGCGGAGTTTTACAGACAGGGCGGTCAGCTGGCGGAACGGCTGAAGGACAATGGGGCGTTCCTCGGAAGCGCCAATTACCGGAGTCCGGAGGATCCGGATACGGACCTCTGCATGAATTTCTGGAAAAACAAAGAGGCGCTTGACGCATGGAGAAATGATCATGAGCACCGGCTCCGGCAGGCGCTGGGGCGGAGCCGGCTGTTCACGGATTATACGATTACGGTGTGCGATACATTGTATCAATACACAAAGGAGAACCGGCAATCCGCGCCGGAGGATTCGAACTGCTTTCATCTTGCATAA
- a CDS encoding mannitol dehydrogenase family protein — translation MRLTLEGLGDREEWERAGIRIPSYDVKAVRERTKKSPRWVHFGIGNIFRMFHGVIADDLIASGDLDRGITCVETFDFDVVDRIYRPYDNLALCVTLRKDGSTEKRVIGPLAEALAARPDDRTVRARLQEIFANPALQLVTYTITEKGYALSGSDGRFTSAVRADLEAGPDGRLNSAMALTAALLYRRFQAGALPIALVSTDNVSRNGEKLREAVLTVAEEWRHRGFVEEEYLQYLRDESAAAFPWSMIDKITPRPSGAVAEALTRDGVEDMNIVITDRKTYIAPFVNAEAPQYLVVEDRFPNGRPPLEKAGVYLTDRATVNACERMKVTVCLNPIHTALAPYGCLLGIPSFAETITDPDLRKLADLVGPAEGMEVVVDPGILSPEKFLDECLNERFPNPYIPDTPQRIAVDTSQMVAIRFGVTIRAFVEKYGDARRLRGIPLAIAGWLRYLLAVDDNGKPFELSPDPMNGELTDRLAAVTLGQPDTLKDQLRPILSNPHIFGMNLYEAGIGDRIEELVREEISGLGAVRATLRRHLGR, via the coding sequence ATGCGTCTGACACTGGAGGGACTGGGAGACCGGGAGGAATGGGAACGGGCAGGGATCCGGATCCCTTCCTATGATGTGAAGGCGGTGAGGGAACGGACGAAGAAGTCGCCCCGCTGGGTGCACTTCGGAATCGGGAATATTTTCCGTATGTTTCATGGTGTGATCGCCGATGATCTGATCGCTTCCGGCGATCTCGACCGGGGGATCACCTGTGTGGAGACGTTTGATTTCGATGTGGTCGACCGGATCTACCGCCCGTATGACAATCTGGCGCTCTGCGTCACGCTCAGAAAAGACGGTTCCACTGAGAAAAGGGTGATCGGCCCGCTGGCGGAGGCGCTGGCGGCACGCCCTGACGACCGGACGGTCCGGGCGCGTCTTCAGGAGATTTTCGCGAACCCGGCGCTTCAGCTTGTGACCTATACCATCACGGAGAAAGGATATGCGCTGTCCGGATCTGACGGCCGCTTCACTTCCGCTGTCCGGGCGGATCTTGAGGCCGGTCCGGATGGCAGGCTGAACAGCGCGATGGCGCTGACGGCCGCTCTGCTGTACCGGCGCTTTCAGGCGGGGGCGTTGCCGATCGCGCTTGTCTCCACGGACAATGTCTCCCGGAACGGAGAGAAGCTGCGGGAAGCCGTTCTGACTGTTGCGGAGGAGTGGCGGCACCGCGGATTCGTGGAAGAGGAGTATCTTCAGTATCTGCGTGACGAGTCGGCGGCTGCATTTCCATGGAGCATGATCGACAAGATCACGCCGCGTCCGAGCGGGGCTGTGGCGGAAGCGCTGACCCGTGACGGCGTGGAGGATATGAACATCGTGATCACGGACAGAAAAACCTATATCGCGCCTTTCGTCAACGCCGAAGCGCCGCAGTATCTGGTGGTGGAGGATCGTTTTCCGAACGGGCGGCCTCCGCTGGAGAAGGCCGGTGTGTATCTGACGGACCGCGCGACGGTGAACGCCTGCGAGCGCATGAAGGTTACCGTCTGTCTGAATCCGATTCATACGGCGCTGGCTCCGTACGGCTGTCTGCTGGGGATTCCCAGCTTCGCGGAAACGATTACGGACCCTGATCTGAGGAAACTGGCCGATCTGGTGGGACCGGCGGAAGGCATGGAAGTCGTGGTGGATCCGGGGATTCTGTCGCCGGAGAAGTTTCTCGACGAGTGTCTGAACGAGCGTTTTCCGAACCCGTATATTCCGGATACGCCGCAGCGGATCGCGGTGGACACCTCCCAGATGGTGGCGATCCGGTTCGGGGTCACGATCCGCGCCTTTGTCGAAAAGTACGGCGATGCAAGACGGCTTCGCGGCATTCCGCTCGCGATCGCCGGCTGGCTCCGCTATCTGCTCGCGGTCGATGACAACGGGAAGCCGTTTGAGCTGTCCCCTGATCCGATGAACGGGGAACTGACGGACCGACTGGCCGCCGTGACGCTCGGGCAGCCGGATACATTGAAGGATCAGCTGCGTCCGATCCTGTCCAACCCGCATATCTTCGGCATGAACCTGTACGAGGCCGGCATCGGAGACCGAATCGAGGAGCTTGTCCGCGAGGAGATCAGCGGGCTGGGTGCGGTCCGTGCGACGCTGAGAAGGCATCTCGGCCGGTGA
- the trhA gene encoding PAQR family membrane homeostasis protein TrhA produces MAERRREESTRFGRLPATVSLEIREPGSALTHFAALILVAVGAGPLMLHARRYGSAWTAAGVCVFLLTAGLLYAASTTYHTVVSGRRTTTILRKIDHSSISVMIAGSYTPLCLTVLRGRSGYALLAAVWTLALAGVILKLFWITCPKWVSSVLYLGMGWLCVFAMKPLLAGMPSGAFAWLLAGGIAYSVGAAIYAMHPKAFDARHIYFGSHEIFHVFIMIGTLCHYIMLDRYITRIG; encoded by the coding sequence ATGGCAGAAAGAAGAAGGGAAGAAAGCACGAGATTCGGAAGGCTTCCCGCAACCGTCTCACTGGAGATCCGGGAACCCGGCTCCGCGCTGACGCATTTCGCCGCATTGATCCTGGTGGCGGTCGGTGCCGGACCCTTGATGCTTCACGCACGGCGGTACGGATCCGCCTGGACGGCAGCAGGCGTCTGCGTCTTTCTTCTGACAGCGGGCCTTCTGTACGCGGCCAGCACGACGTATCACACTGTGGTGAGCGGACGCCGGACGACGACAATCCTCCGCAAGATCGACCATTCCTCCATATCGGTCATGATCGCGGGATCCTATACGCCGCTGTGTCTCACCGTACTTCGCGGGCGGTCAGGCTATGCGCTGCTGGCTGCAGTCTGGACGCTGGCTCTGGCGGGCGTGATCCTGAAGCTTTTCTGGATCACCTGTCCGAAGTGGGTCTCCTCCGTGCTGTATCTCGGGATGGGATGGCTCTGCGTCTTTGCCATGAAGCCTCTGCTCGCCGGGATGCCGTCAGGTGCCTTTGCCTGGCTGCTGGCCGGCGGCATCGCCTACTCGGTGGGGGCGGCGATCTATGCCATGCACCCGAAGGCCTTTGACGCGAGACATATCTATTTCGGATCGCACGAAATCTTCCATGTTTTCATCATGATCGGCACGCTGTGCCACTACATCATGCTGGACCGTTACATTACCCGGATCGGGTGA
- a CDS encoding ABC transporter substrate-binding protein, which produces MRRKKPFAALSLILGCTLALAAPAGAAASDVDSSAVSAEAAASNDSENPLNGKTPDEITEAAKKEGDIESVGMPDEWANWGNAWKAIKDKYGINHTDADMSSAEELQMFQTEGENGTKDIGDVGQAFGQQAIDQDLAQGYKTSYWDSVPDWAKGEDGKWMMAYTGATAFLTNTDQVKEAPKSWADVEKGDYKVAIGDINGGTAQAAVIASAYAFGGDLNNPDPAFDFWTKMAEAGRINSVDITQQNFETGEVPMGVIWSFNAVTYKNNITKYKMEADIPTDGSILSGYASVINKYAPHPNAAALAREYFFSDEGQANLAAAGGVPTRTDVEIPEEVQEKSFKTSAFANAVPMKDTEAYTKACETVVSRWNEEIVPLLVQ; this is translated from the coding sequence ATGAGAAGAAAAAAACCGTTTGCCGCTCTGTCACTGATCCTCGGCTGCACGCTCGCACTTGCCGCGCCGGCAGGTGCTGCCGCGTCTGACGTGGATTCGTCAGCTGTTTCAGCAGAGGCAGCCGCTTCCAACGACAGCGAAAACCCGCTGAACGGCAAGACGCCTGATGAAATTACGGAAGCCGCAAAAAAAGAAGGCGACATCGAGTCAGTCGGTATGCCGGATGAATGGGCGAACTGGGGCAATGCCTGGAAGGCCATCAAGGACAAGTACGGCATCAATCACACGGACGCCGATATGTCCTCCGCCGAGGAGCTGCAGATGTTCCAGACAGAGGGTGAGAACGGGACGAAGGACATCGGCGATGTCGGCCAGGCTTTTGGTCAGCAGGCGATCGACCAGGATCTGGCGCAGGGTTACAAGACCTCTTACTGGGACAGTGTGCCGGACTGGGCGAAGGGCGAAGACGGCAAGTGGATGATGGCCTACACCGGCGCCACCGCCTTCCTGACCAATACGGATCAGGTGAAGGAAGCGCCCAAGTCCTGGGCTGATGTCGAGAAGGGTGACTACAAGGTCGCGATCGGCGATATCAACGGCGGCACCGCCCAGGCGGCGGTCATCGCTTCGGCCTATGCCTTCGGCGGTGATCTGAACAATCCGGATCCGGCCTTCGATTTCTGGACGAAGATGGCAGAGGCGGGCCGCATCAATTCCGTCGATATCACGCAGCAGAACTTCGAGACCGGTGAGGTTCCGATGGGCGTTATCTGGTCCTTCAACGCCGTCACATACAAGAACAACATCACGAAATACAAGATGGAAGCGGACATCCCGACCGACGGTTCGATTCTGAGCGGCTACGCTTCCGTTATCAACAAGTACGCGCCGCACCCGAACGCGGCCGCGCTTGCGAGAGAGTATTTCTTCAGCGATGAGGGCCAGGCCAATCTGGCTGCGGCCGGCGGCGTCCCCACCCGTACGGATGTGGAGATTCCGGAGGAGGTACAGGAGAAGTCCTTCAAGACCTCTGCTTTCGCGAACGCCGTCCCGATGAAGGATACGGAAGCCTACACAAAGGCCTGCGAAACGGTGGTCTCCAGATGGAACGAGGAGATCGTTCCGCTGCTGGTTCAGTAA
- a CDS encoding ABC transporter permease, which yields MRRHNALSVILIILVTIYLLIPLLACVIYSLFSKWTGVVPKGFTLSAYQELFSNTAFWSALGQTMLLCIAPIAITVTVVLLAMYVVVVYAPRLEKYVQIICMIPYTIQGVILSVSILSLYVGSKSVLSSRLVMLVGAYCIIILPYIYQGIRNSMRSINMKTLLEAAEMLGSSRIAAFFRVVVPNLMSGIIVSALLAVGIIFGDYVLIRNLSGSTVTNVQIFMYQAMKSDSMKSSAVFVMIMLVTFLIASFVLIGRNHASRHAAQAGSRKKG from the coding sequence ATGCGGCGTCATAACGCGCTTTCCGTCATCCTGATCATCCTCGTGACGATCTACCTCCTGATTCCTCTGCTGGCCTGCGTGATCTATTCGCTCTTCTCAAAGTGGACCGGCGTCGTACCGAAGGGCTTCACGCTCTCCGCCTATCAGGAACTGTTCTCCAATACGGCTTTCTGGTCCGCGCTGGGCCAGACCATGCTGCTCTGCATCGCGCCGATCGCGATCACCGTCACAGTCGTCCTGCTGGCAATGTATGTGGTGGTCGTCTATGCACCCCGGCTGGAGAAATACGTGCAGATCATCTGCATGATCCCCTATACGATTCAGGGCGTCATCCTCTCGGTCAGTATTCTTTCGCTCTACGTCGGCAGCAAGTCGGTCCTGAGCAGCCGTCTGGTGATGCTGGTCGGTGCCTACTGCATTATCATCCTGCCTTACATCTATCAGGGCATCCGCAACAGCATGCGTTCCATCAATATGAAAACGCTGCTGGAGGCGGCTGAGATGCTGGGCTCGTCGCGGATCGCCGCGTTCTTCCGTGTCGTCGTGCCGAACCTGATGAGCGGCATCATCGTGTCGGCGCTTCTCGCGGTCGGCATCATCTTCGGCGACTACGTCCTGATCCGGAACCTGTCCGGTTCAACTGTAACGAACGTTCAGATCTTCATGTACCAGGCGATGAAGTCCGACAGCATGAAGTCGAGCGCGGTCTTCGTCATGATCATGCTGGTCACGTTCCTGATCGCCTCCTTCGTGCTGATCGGGCGGAATCATGCGTCCCGACACGCGGCACAGGCCGGCAGCCGGAAGAAAGGATAA
- a CDS encoding ABC transporter ATP-binding protein: MAYIEFQNLCKSYGSKQVLDDINLTIEKGELVTLLGPSGCGKSTLLRCLAGLEEVTKGRILLDGTDITGIEPRKRDIGMVFQQYSLFPNMNVTQNVAFGLKIKKMDKALIREKTADILKIVGLDEQAGMYPAQLSGGQQQRAALARALVTEPKVLLLDEPLSAIDALLRHSLQIEIRRIQKEVGITAVFVTHDQDEAMVMSDTIHLLHSGHIEQSAHPIDMYTKPVTRFAATFIGHYNLLSAAQLKTACGGTAFAEMTAFRPEIIDMHPAGGAEPENPDAYLMRGRIAASLPHGNIIRYAVLCGGVQIDVDTLFGDESLFHEGDEVTLSIPKSKCIAL, translated from the coding sequence ATGGCATACATTGAGTTTCAGAATCTCTGCAAATCCTACGGATCCAAACAGGTGCTCGACGATATCAATCTTACGATCGAGAAAGGGGAGCTGGTCACACTCCTCGGTCCTTCCGGCTGCGGCAAGAGCACGCTGCTCCGGTGCCTTGCCGGCCTCGAGGAGGTCACGAAAGGACGCATCCTGCTCGACGGCACGGACATCACCGGCATTGAGCCGCGGAAGCGCGATATCGGCATGGTCTTCCAGCAGTACAGCCTCTTCCCGAACATGAACGTGACCCAGAACGTCGCGTTCGGCCTTAAGATCAAGAAGATGGATAAAGCCCTGATCCGTGAGAAAACGGCCGACATCCTGAAGATTGTCGGGCTCGACGAGCAGGCCGGGATGTATCCGGCCCAGCTCTCCGGCGGGCAGCAGCAGCGAGCCGCGCTCGCCCGCGCGCTGGTCACAGAGCCGAAGGTGCTTCTGCTCGACGAGCCGCTGTCCGCGATCGACGCGCTGCTCCGCCACAGCCTTCAGATCGAGATCCGACGGATCCAGAAAGAGGTCGGCATCACCGCCGTCTTCGTCACGCACGACCAGGACGAAGCGATGGTGATGTCGGATACGATCCACCTGCTCCACAGCGGTCACATCGAGCAGTCCGCGCACCCGATCGACATGTACACGAAACCCGTGACGCGCTTTGCAGCGACCTTCATCGGCCACTACAACCTTCTGAGCGCCGCCCAGCTGAAGACCGCCTGCGGCGGAACAGCTTTCGCCGAAATGACGGCCTTCCGGCCTGAGATCATCGACATGCATCCGGCAGGCGGCGCGGAGCCGGAGAATCCCGACGCCTACCTGATGCGGGGACGGATCGCGGCAAGCCTTCCCCACGGCAACATCATCCGCTACGCGGTTCTCTGCGGCGGTGTTCAGATTGACGTGGATACGCTGTTCGGCGACGAAAGTCTCTTCCATGAGGGCGACGAGGTGACGCTTTCCATCCCGAAGAGCAAATGCATCGCGCTCTGA
- a CDS encoding peptidoglycan-binding protein, with product MKKSRGIRMAAAWITAICLAIPGTAVGAAVTSSAPQTAGTDSGKLEDQLAKVTKERDELKAKVDELTKEVEELKNGQAESAESKPELPDNVAGADTTVTYSDAATVRLVQQALNAAGYNCGNPDGVPGAKTAEQISAYETAKGLTVNGAITDQLLQSLGIADQVAAQAKQEAQKGQYSTDYSYQQLARNPDAYLNQKVKFSGEVLQADNGDPSYIRLAVNSDYDSVLFVTFDPDIIDYNLLENDQVTVYGVDLGEYTYETVLGASVTIPWVQADMIEISN from the coding sequence ATGAAGAAATCGAGGGGAATCAGGATGGCGGCCGCATGGATCACGGCAATCTGCCTTGCAATTCCGGGGACGGCCGTGGGGGCGGCCGTCACGTCATCGGCGCCGCAGACGGCGGGCACAGACAGCGGGAAGCTGGAGGATCAGCTGGCTAAGGTGACGAAGGAGCGGGACGAGCTGAAGGCAAAGGTCGACGAACTGACAAAGGAAGTGGAAGAGCTGAAGAACGGACAGGCCGAAAGCGCGGAGTCGAAGCCGGAGCTTCCGGACAACGTGGCCGGCGCGGATACAACCGTCACATATTCGGATGCGGCGACGGTCCGGCTGGTGCAGCAGGCGCTGAACGCGGCCGGCTACAACTGCGGCAATCCGGACGGCGTTCCGGGGGCGAAGACAGCGGAGCAGATCAGCGCCTATGAGACGGCGAAGGGACTGACGGTCAACGGCGCGATCACAGACCAGCTGCTTCAGTCGCTGGGGATCGCGGATCAGGTGGCAGCGCAGGCGAAGCAGGAGGCGCAGAAGGGGCAGTACAGCACGGATTACAGCTATCAGCAGCTGGCCCGGAACCCGGACGCCTATCTGAATCAGAAGGTAAAATTCTCCGGCGAGGTGCTTCAGGCGGATAACGGAGATCCCTCCTACATCCGGCTGGCCGTTAATTCGGATTACGATTCGGTGCTGTTCGTCACCTTTGATCCGGACATCATCGACTACAACCTGCTGGAGAATGACCAGGTGACGGTCTACGGCGTCGATCTGGGCGAGTACACCTATGAGACCGTGCTGGGTGCCAGCGTTACGATCCCGTGGGTTCAGGCGGACATGATCGAGATCAGCAACTGA